The genomic DNA CGCGAATGCCTTCGCGGTCGTAAGCCAGGTTCCAGTCATCAGCGGCTTGCACGCAGGCGCAGGCCAACAGGGCGGCGAACAAGGTACTGCGGTTCATGGCGTGCACCGCGAAGTGGGTAGGCCTTTGAGTATGTGTGGCAAACACAAAGCCCGCCAGGTGGCGGGCTTTGCTACCGCATTCAGGGCTTAACGCTGTGGGTTCAGCGTCAGGTGCACATGACGGTTCACGTCTTTGTACAGCAGGTAGCTGAACTTGCCTGGGCCGCCTGCGTAGCAGGCTTGCGGGCAGAATGCACGCAGCCACATGAAGTCGCCCGCTTCCACTTCGACCCAGTCCTGGTTCAAGCGATAGACCGCCTTGCCTTCCAGTACGTACAGGCCGTGTTCCATGACGTGGGTTTCAGCGAACGGAATCACGCCGCCCGGCTGGAAGGTCACGATGTTGACGTGCATGTCGTGGCGCATGTCGGCCATGTCGACGAAGCGGGTAGTGACCCAGCGGCCTTCGGTACCCGGCATTTCGATGACGGTGGCGTTGTCGCGGTGGGTAACGAACGACTCAGGGATATCCAGGCCTTCAACCTTCTGGTAGTGCTTGCGCAGCCAGTGGAAGGTGACGTTGGACTTGCTGTTGTTGCGCAGGCTCCACTCGGCGCCCGGGGCGAGGAATGCGTAACCGCCCTGGCCCAGGGTGTGGTGCTTGCCTTCGACGGTGATGTCGATTTCGCCTTCGACGACGAATACGACGGCTTCGGCATTGGGGTCCAGTTCAGGACGCTCGCTGCCGCCTTCCGGGGCCACTTCGACGATGTACTGGGCGAAGGTTTCGGCAAAGCCGGTGAGTGGGCGGGCGATGACCCACATGCGCATCTTGTCCCAGAACGGCAGGTGGCTGGTGACGATGTCACGCATCACGCCTTTGGGAATGACGGCATAGGCTTCGGTGAACATTGCACGGTCAGTCAGCAGCTCGGTTTGAGCCGGGTGCCCACCGTGGGGGGCGAAGTAGGAGTGATTCGACATGAACGATCTCGACTTGTTGTTCTCTCCCCATGCCTTGGACCACACCGGCCGGTGCGTGCAGGGGATGCACGGCCAGCATAGGGGCAAGCCCCGCGCATCCACAAATTAAATGTTGGAATGCGCGGTATTTAGTTACTGAATGTGAGCCAGCTACGCTGTGCACGCCTTGGCCAAGGGGTTGCCCCGGGCTATGTGCGCAGTCAATCAAACCGATCAGCCACCAGTAGCAATGACTGCGGTTCTGTACTCTGTGGGTGTTGCGGCTCCTGCAGGCTCACCAACTTGAGACCTGCCATTTCCAGCGCGTTCAACCAACTGGCCAGGGTGCGGAAGTACCACGGCATCGGCCGCCAGTTGCCGGCA from Pseudomonas putida includes the following:
- a CDS encoding bifunctional allantoicase/(S)-ureidoglycine aminohydrolase, whose translation is MSNHSYFAPHGGHPAQTELLTDRAMFTEAYAVIPKGVMRDIVTSHLPFWDKMRMWVIARPLTGFAETFAQYIVEVAPEGGSERPELDPNAEAVVFVVEGEIDITVEGKHHTLGQGGYAFLAPGAEWSLRNNSKSNVTFHWLRKHYQKVEGLDIPESFVTHRDNATVIEMPGTEGRWVTTRFVDMADMRHDMHVNIVTFQPGGVIPFAETHVMEHGLYVLEGKAVYRLNQDWVEVEAGDFMWLRAFCPQACYAGGPGKFSYLLYKDVNRHVHLTLNPQR